The Christiangramia flava JLT2011 genome has a segment encoding these proteins:
- a CDS encoding permease, whose amino-acid sequence MDVSLQKTVGFLVFIGIGLLLKVKFRQKEETTGIKKIILNLALPATIFIALLSVELKKELFLLPFLALILNLLLFFIFPFLLPLCGIKKDTSEYRTASLLIPSLAPGLSAFPFILEYLGDGALAKAAMADLGNKVFVLIILYIVAMNWFYKVHGASSSLHISKIRDLLKVLIAEPVNLFIIAALILLGFGYHLENLPVVFSETLKRLSLLMTPLVLLFIGLAVSIKKGQFQKIFSMLMLRAGVVILISTLFISLGNISFGTDRLIVLAFSLSACSFWPFAHIAAIGSREQQEGRKFKTFSNTLAINILALSFPMSIILILGMFSFGNTITKLPVLVLISVSLIFFGIAPGLFQKWRYSNKKNLVEKKYRPDFKNANAEA is encoded by the coding sequence ATGGATGTAAGCCTTCAAAAAACAGTTGGATTTCTAGTATTCATCGGGATTGGGCTGCTTTTAAAAGTTAAATTCCGACAAAAAGAGGAAACGACGGGGATCAAAAAGATCATTTTGAACCTGGCACTTCCGGCCACCATCTTTATTGCACTTCTCAGCGTAGAGTTGAAGAAAGAACTTTTTCTATTGCCTTTTCTTGCCCTTATTTTAAACCTGTTATTATTCTTTATTTTTCCATTTTTATTGCCTTTGTGCGGAATCAAAAAAGACACTTCGGAATACCGAACGGCCTCTCTTTTGATTCCTTCACTGGCCCCCGGTTTATCGGCTTTTCCCTTCATCCTGGAATATTTAGGTGATGGGGCGCTTGCGAAAGCGGCAATGGCCGATCTGGGAAACAAGGTATTCGTGTTGATCATTCTTTATATCGTGGCAATGAACTGGTTCTATAAGGTTCATGGCGCCAGTTCCAGTCTGCATATTTCAAAGATCAGGGATCTTCTGAAGGTGTTGATAGCAGAACCTGTCAATCTTTTTATCATCGCCGCATTGATCTTGCTGGGTTTTGGTTACCATCTGGAAAATCTGCCGGTTGTTTTTTCAGAAACATTAAAAAGATTAAGCCTGCTCATGACGCCACTGGTCCTCTTGTTTATCGGTCTGGCTGTGTCGATCAAAAAAGGGCAGTTTCAGAAGATCTTTAGTATGCTGATGCTCCGCGCCGGCGTGGTAATCCTGATCAGCACCCTATTCATTAGCCTGGGGAATATTAGTTTTGGGACAGACCGGTTGATCGTCCTGGCATTTTCTTTAAGTGCCTGCAGTTTCTGGCCGTTTGCGCACATTGCGGCTATAGGTTCGAGAGAGCAGCAGGAAGGCAGGAAATTCAAAACCTTCAGCAATACGCTTGCGATCAATATCCTCGCGCTTTCCTTTCCGATGTCTATTATCCTGATCCTGGGAATGTTCAGCTTTGGAAATACGATCACCAAATTGCCCGTTTTGGTACTGATTTCCGTCAGTCTTATTTTCTTCGGAATCGCTCCCGGACTTTTTCAGAAATGGAGATATTCCAACAAAAAAAATCTGGTCGAGAAAAAATACCGACCAGATTTTAAAAACGCGAATGCCGAAGCTTAA
- a CDS encoding AsmA-like C-terminal region-containing protein, producing the protein MKKALKIVGFAILVIIILLVSAPFVFESQLKDLLRKTINNNVNAQVAFADVDLSMFRSFPQATLVIDDLSIVNNEPFKGDTLATSDEVILEMSVKELFKSADEPKKIDQLKFNNAYVNIHVDSLGRANYDIAKQDTTTVASDTASAGFSLDLKHYEINNSRVKYIDEKGKIALDVTNLNHDGTGDFSLDQSELDTHSEANVALDYDGVNYLNNHKVSLDAVLDMDLDKMRYTFLKNEAKINQLPLTFDGYVQVNEENNELDLSFKTPSSDFKNFLAVIPETYAKNIENVDTNGDFVVNGRLFGVVDDTYIPKMDVEITSSNASFKYPDLPKSVQDINLDMQIVNESGLAEGTYVNINNATFRIEQDRFNTKGKISNLTDNMLVNLDVNGTINLANLSQAYPLELEQDLNGILTADVQTSFDMNSIEKEQYQNVNSSGTASIKNFSYKSPEIPNEVKIANANMNFNQGNAQVPDLKLTTGRTDIQASGSLQNLMGFLFTDQQLKGNFKVQSNTFAVNDFMVAETKEVKTTEGGEEKTVSQPTGKEAVKIPSFLDMELAFNARKVYYDNLELDNAKGVLVIRDETASLKNISTNIFNGSIGLDGMVSTKNQTPTFEMKLDLNALDIASSFNGMEMLQGMAPIAKALQGKLQSTLNLKGNLNEDLTPQLTSLAGNALAQLLTADIDVSKSPLLANLDSKLNFINLNDIDLNNLKTQLTFENGKVNIAPFDFNIKDINIQIGGSHGFDNTMNYNLNLDVPAKYLGSQVGGTLSKLSGSDLQQMEVELPIGLTGTFQNPQINLNMQQAVNSLTQKIVAEQKEELKEKGKDALGNIISGAINKQTQNKSGDTTIVKQDSTGTQPKSTTKRDSINRSQQEQVQNAAKNILGGILKNSKKKTDTTKNNQ; encoded by the coding sequence ATGAAAAAGGCTTTAAAAATTGTAGGTTTTGCGATTCTGGTAATCATCATATTACTGGTTTCCGCACCATTTGTATTTGAATCTCAACTGAAGGATCTTCTGCGGAAGACCATCAATAACAATGTAAATGCACAGGTAGCATTTGCCGATGTTGATCTTTCGATGTTCCGAAGTTTTCCCCAGGCAACTCTGGTCATAGACGATCTGAGCATTGTGAACAACGAACCGTTTAAAGGCGATACGCTGGCCACGAGCGACGAGGTGATCCTGGAAATGTCAGTAAAAGAATTATTCAAAAGCGCTGATGAACCTAAAAAGATCGATCAGTTAAAATTCAATAATGCCTACGTCAATATTCATGTTGATTCCCTCGGAAGAGCAAATTACGACATCGCGAAACAAGATACGACTACGGTAGCTTCAGATACCGCGAGTGCCGGATTTAGCCTGGATCTGAAACATTATGAGATCAATAATTCCCGCGTGAAATATATAGATGAAAAAGGAAAGATCGCGCTTGATGTCACCAATCTGAATCATGATGGAACTGGGGATTTTTCCCTGGATCAATCAGAATTAGACACTCATTCTGAAGCCAATGTAGCGCTGGATTATGATGGTGTGAACTATCTGAACAACCACAAAGTCAGTCTTGATGCAGTTCTTGATATGGATTTGGACAAAATGCGCTATACTTTTCTGAAAAATGAAGCTAAAATCAACCAATTACCGCTCACTTTTGATGGATACGTGCAGGTCAATGAAGAGAATAACGAGCTGGACCTGAGCTTTAAAACCCCTTCTTCAGATTTCAAGAATTTCCTGGCGGTTATTCCGGAAACCTATGCCAAGAATATCGAAAATGTGGATACTAATGGCGATTTCGTGGTGAATGGTAGACTTTTCGGGGTAGTTGATGATACTTACATTCCAAAAATGGATGTGGAGATCACTTCCAGTAATGCCTCTTTTAAATATCCGGATTTGCCAAAAAGCGTACAGGATATCAACCTGGACATGCAAATCGTCAATGAATCTGGTTTAGCCGAAGGCACTTACGTCAATATCAACAACGCCACTTTCAGAATCGAGCAGGATCGCTTTAATACCAAAGGAAAGATCAGTAATCTAACTGATAATATGCTGGTGAACCTGGATGTGAATGGAACGATCAACCTTGCCAATTTGAGCCAGGCTTATCCATTAGAACTGGAACAGGACCTCAACGGAATCCTGACTGCTGATGTTCAGACCAGTTTTGATATGAATTCCATTGAAAAAGAACAATATCAGAATGTGAACAGTAGTGGTACAGCTTCTATCAAAAATTTCAGCTATAAGTCTCCTGAAATTCCAAATGAAGTAAAGATCGCCAATGCGAATATGAACTTTAACCAGGGAAATGCCCAGGTACCTGACCTAAAATTGACTACTGGCAGAACTGATATACAAGCATCGGGTAGCCTTCAGAATTTGATGGGTTTTCTGTTCACCGATCAGCAATTGAAAGGTAATTTCAAGGTTCAATCGAATACTTTCGCAGTCAACGATTTTATGGTTGCCGAAACCAAAGAAGTAAAAACTACGGAAGGTGGTGAAGAAAAAACCGTTTCTCAGCCCACCGGTAAAGAGGCTGTAAAAATCCCATCATTCCTGGATATGGAACTGGCATTCAACGCCAGGAAAGTGTATTACGATAACCTGGAACTAGACAATGCGAAAGGCGTCCTAGTTATTCGAGATGAAACGGCAAGCCTGAAAAACATCAGCACCAATATCTTCAACGGAAGCATTGGACTTGATGGAATGGTTTCTACCAAAAATCAGACCCCAACATTTGAAATGAAACTGGATCTCAATGCTCTTGATATTGCATCCTCATTTAACGGAATGGAAATGCTACAAGGAATGGCTCCAATTGCCAAGGCGCTTCAGGGTAAGCTACAATCTACGTTGAACCTGAAAGGAAATCTCAACGAGGATCTAACTCCGCAACTAACCAGCCTGGCCGGGAATGCGCTGGCCCAATTACTCACAGCAGATATCGATGTCTCGAAATCTCCTTTATTGGCCAATTTAGACAGTAAATTAAATTTCATTAATCTAAACGATATTGATCTCAATAATTTAAAAACACAGCTCACTTTCGAGAACGGAAAGGTGAACATTGCTCCTTTCGATTTCAATATTAAAGATATTAATATCCAGATTGGCGGCTCGCATGGTTTTGACAACACGATGAATTACAACCTCAACCTGGACGTGCCAGCAAAATATCTTGGTTCACAGGTTGGTGGCACTTTGAGCAAACTAAGTGGTAGCGACCTTCAGCAAATGGAAGTGGAATTACCTATTGGTTTGACCGGTACCTTTCAGAATCCGCAGATCAACCTGAATATGCAGCAGGCAGTTAATAGCTTAACGCAAAAGATCGTTGCCGAGCAAAAAGAGGAGTTAAAAGAAAAAGGCAAGGATGCCTTGGGCAACATTATTAGCGGTGCCATTAACAAACAAACTCAGAATAAATCAGGCGATACGACGATCGTAAAACAGGATTCTACCGGAACGCAACCTAAGAGTACGACGAAACGGGATTCCATTAATCGATCTCAGCAGGAACAGGTTCAAAATGCGGCGAAAAATATACTTGGAGGCATTTTGAAAAATTCTAAAAAGAAAACAGATACGACGAAGAACAATCAATAA
- a CDS encoding queuosine precursor transporter, whose protein sequence is MILSALFITSLVVSNLIFQKFFYWDFFGIYTFEISVGILPYPVTFLITDIISEIYGKKKANQVVTTGIFASFFSLLIVYTSEAVPATEWSPIGDELFRKVFGATAIAVFASMAAYLLAQYIDIQLFHFWKNITKGKHLWIRNNFSTFLSQFVDTFSVLFLLCSFGKIDWELFGGLLLSGFLFKVLIAICDTPFLYLAVYVFRKVFGLKPAEELKFD, encoded by the coding sequence ATGATCCTCAGCGCGCTGTTCATTACATCTCTGGTCGTTTCGAACCTGATCTTTCAAAAGTTTTTTTACTGGGATTTCTTCGGAATCTACACTTTTGAGATTTCGGTTGGAATTCTGCCCTATCCCGTGACCTTTCTCATTACTGATATCATCAGCGAGATCTACGGAAAGAAAAAGGCAAACCAGGTCGTAACAACAGGAATTTTCGCGTCGTTCTTTTCATTATTGATCGTTTATACTTCAGAAGCTGTACCGGCAACCGAGTGGTCTCCAATTGGAGACGAGCTTTTCAGGAAGGTGTTTGGCGCGACCGCGATCGCCGTGTTCGCATCTATGGCCGCCTATTTACTGGCGCAATACATCGATATTCAGCTATTTCATTTCTGGAAAAATATCACCAAGGGGAAACATTTATGGATCAGGAATAATTTTTCCACGTTCCTGTCCCAGTTCGTGGATACCTTTTCGGTCCTGTTTTTGCTCTGTAGTTTCGGAAAGATCGATTGGGAGTTATTTGGCGGACTGCTACTGAGCGGATTTCTATTCAAAGTGCTGATCGCCATTTGTGATACTCCCTTTTTATATCTCGCGGTGTATGTATTCCGAAAGGTCTTCGGACTAAAACCCGCGGAAGAATTAAAGTTTGACTAA